The following coding sequences are from one Neurospora crassa OR74A linkage group I, whole genome shotgun sequence window:
- a CDS encoding aspartic-type endopeptidase, translated as MKSTLATLLALASVAVAENGVVNFPLNRGVPHFRVGNVRQNVKRDTYSQALINNITGGAYYAEVTVGTPGQKVSVVLDTGSSDLWVVSYKADLCTDPSIQRQWGDSCDKTYNPTKSSSYKVLEEDSFEIRYLDNSTAAGDYITDDLNIGGATIKSLQMGYATKTVRGAGILGVGYSSNVASQQRYPNLIDQFVAQKLITTKAYSLYLNDRRSDTGSILFGGIDKDKFIGDLSILPIYLAKGQAEPIHFEVEMQSVSLALTKNGKTTKIISTDPSLSQTSTIAILDSGTTLSYLPSKITDQIHTKLSVYVDEIWTGLTFIDCQYLTSNPDLRLSFTFGANATISVPVWELVLDLLGESQSELPFKMPFKNACIFGIQSTAGFQEDNFDEDWALLGETFLRSAYVVYDLTHHQIGIAQANLNSTTTDIVELSGADGGLPTGLTGVKEQQTSNDPSGNAGSGSGSSTDKDGAKETETVTAGSTAATGTAASGAKETDSAAAGLSARGGAVGALAVASLTGFLALVGGAVVAL; from the coding sequence ATGAAGTCTACCTTGGCCACTCTGCTGGCCCTGGCCTCAGTAGCCGTTGCCGAGAATGGTGTCGTCAACTTCCCTCTCAACAGAGGCGTGCCTCACTTCAGGGTCGGCAACGTGCGCCAGAACGTCAAGCGCGACACCTACAGCCAGGCCCTGATCAACAACATTACCGGCGGTGCTTATTATGCCGAGGTCACTGTGGGCACTCCGGGCCAGAAAGTCAGCGTTGTGTTGGATACGGGAAGCAGCGACCTCTGGGTTGTGAGCTACAAGGCGGATTTATGCACCGACCCTTCAATTCAGCGGCAATGGGGGGATTCGTGCGACAAGACGTACAACCCGACCAAGAGCTCTTCGTACAAGGTCCTAGAGGAGGATAGCTTCGAGATCCGGTACCTCGACAATAGCACTGCCGCGGGTGACTACATTACGGACGACCTCAATATTGGCGGAGCCACTATCAAGTCTCTGCAGATGGGCTATGCGACCAAGACCGTCCGCGGCGCCGGCATCTTGGGCGTGGGCTACTCATCCAACGTGGCTTCCCAACAACGCTACCCCAACCTGATTGACCAGTTCGTCGCGCAAAagctcatcaccaccaaggccTACTCTCTCTACCTCAACGACCGCCGCAGCGACACGGGTAGCATCCTCTTTGGCGGCATCGACAAGGACAAGTTCATTGGCGACCTGTCGATCCTGCCCATTTACCTGGCCAAGGGGCAAGCCGAGCCCATCCACTTTGAAGTCGAGATGCAGAGTGTCTCGCTCGCCCTGACCAAGAACGGCAAGACCACCAAGATCATCTCCACCGACCCGTCCCTCAGCCAAACCTCGACCATCGCCATCCTCGATTCCGGCACCACCCTCTCCTACCTGCCCTCCAAGATCACCGACCAGATCCACACCAAACTCTCCGTCTACGTCGACGAAATCTGGACCGGCCTGACTTTCATCGACTGCCAGTACCTCACCTCCAACCCGGACCTGCGTTTGTCTTTTACCTTTGGCGCCAACGCCACCATCTCCGTGCCCGTTTGGGAACTCGTCCTCGACCTGCTAGGCGAGAGCCAATCCGAGCTCCCCTTCAAGATGCCCTTCAAGAACGCCTGCATCTTTGGCATCCAGAGCACCGCCGGCTTCCAAGAGGACAACTTCGATGAGGACTGGGCCCTCCTCGGTGAGACCTTTTTGCGGTCTGCCTATGTTGTGTACGacctcacccaccaccagaTCGGCATCGCGCAGGCGAACTTGAACAGCACGACGACCGATATTGTTGAGCTTAGCGGGGCGGATGGCGGGTTGCCGACTGGATTGACGGGTGTGAAGGAGCAGCAGACAAGCAATGATCCATCGGGCAATGCGGGATCCGGATCGGGTTCTTCTACGGATAAGGACGGCGCCAAGGAGACGGAGACTGTCACTGCTGGGTCGACCGCTGCTACGGGGACAGCTGCTTCGGGGGCCAAGGAGACGGATAGCGCCGCGGCCGGGTTAAGTGCAAGGGGAGGTGCTGTTGGTGCTTTGGCCGTTGCGTCGCTCACGGGcttccttgcccttgttGGAGGCGCGGTTGTTGCCCTGTAG